From Toxotes jaculatrix isolate fToxJac2 chromosome 7, fToxJac2.pri, whole genome shotgun sequence:
TGATTGACATAAAGACCATAAGGGAGATTAGCAAGGTAATTTTtggaacaataataataataattttggaAGAAGTTTAAAATCTCCACAaactcttccctctctccagtATCACAGCATCATTAATACAGGCcctgcttcctcttctcttcctgacCTAAGTATATCTCACAGCCACATCTGTCTGATGGCCGCGTTCAAGGAAGTGGGCACTGTTTTGTAAGTAAATATAGAGGAAAGTTCAACCCTATGTTCTCAAATGACACACAGTAACCTAACTCACGGGCACCAAGGTCACTGAATCATACCACCAAGTCACACCATGTGCGTCCCTACTCCGACCCACACTGCTAATGTCTGGGCACATGCCGAGGGGATTCATCAGTGCCAGTACTGCGGTGGGTAAATCAGTATGATACTGTGTGCCTTAAAACAGGGGTCCCAGTGGGAACCACTTGCTGATAAGGCACAAGGGTTTTTAAGCTGCAAtgaattgatttattttaaatactgaTAAAACTTTAAggaacaaaacaacattttgtacTAAATTTATGAAATATTCAGATATTCTGTAgagcaggataaaaaaaaagtgtatctTGAAAAAGTGCATATTTACTAACATAAGAATTTTAGTGCTCTATATAAAAAGGCACATTCAGCCTATTTTTAAATTGGAgttgacatttaattttattctcattttaaagATATATTTATCAGCTATTGTTGTGGTAACTGTGTAAGGTGTTTGACACTTGGCTCAGGTGTTTTGAGATTTGGTTCCTCTTCCTGTTGGCTTTACTACAAAGATGTATTGTtttacacagtgtaaaaatacttgAGTGAATGACGAAGGTCCTCGACAAAAACACTGTCTCTAATGAACTCAGTGATTTCCGTGTGTGGGAATTCATCCTTTTTCTCTACATGAGATAATTTGAGCTGAAAATGTAATgcatataaaaagaaaatctttctgttttgctgAAAAGAACCCACTGATAAATACCCCAATATTCTTTGTCTATTGATGCCAGGCTTCAGCTTCTCAATGTACTTTGCAACTGGTACTAGTAGTAGAAGATTAAAGAACTGAGTTGAGTTTTTAGCTTTCCATTGCAGatattctgtctttatttgaaGCTGTATCAAACATAATGTCTTTACTTCTCATTTTTACAattaattttcacatttgttaagatcaacatatttacatttcatattttgtgcAGGCAAGTGAGTTTTTTGAGCAGGAAATGGGATGAGAATGTGAATCTTGGATTAACTACACCCATTGTATGTCATGCCACGCTCatgataaaagaaatgaaagtaacttagctgactgacacatcagctcacacaagACACTATTATCCTGGTGGCCATGTCATCTGTCTTCCTCCCAGGACGTGGATGTGAAGGTGATAAACTGACTGAGCACCGTCCTTTCCATCGTTGATCACTGTGGAGGGCAGAAACATACCCAGAATTCAATGTGGAAGTAAATAAACAGCCTGTATTTTCACATGAATGACTGTAGGTCAGCTACTGTCATAAACTAAATAACTCACCCACTCTGTATCCTTTAGTTAAAGATTCCTGCTTTGCCACATTTTTGGCGACAACCAACAAATGTCCTAAGAGCTGAAAGAAAAGATCAGGAcatgattttcattttccatgatTTACTCAGTGATGTCTGAGCTGGTGATGAAACAGTTACGGCTTTTCAAAGATTAAAATTTTTAATGTGTCTGGACATCGGGGAATTCTGGGGGTAAAGGACCCAGGTTGGACCTTTACAAAATATTATCTCATTTAGATGGTTAGAAGAATCTTTAAGGAttttataaatatgaatatatcATATAGAtatgccagaacaacgggaaGAATTTTTAAACATCCCTCTAGGTTTTTCAAACATCACCAGTCAATTAATCAGATTATATCATGTTAATTCTGGTTTTAATCTTTACTGCTTATTgatgaatgcatgcatgcattacATTAGGACACATTTACCTTTAATGAAATGTGCCTCATAAACAAAACTGCCTTCCCTTGTTACTACATTTAAATATTAGATTTGGGACTGTGGTCATGCTTGTTAACTCAAACAATACGCACCAAATATTAACCCTTTCATGCATGAATTATGAACACCTCagttatgatttttttccccagtgtttttatccctctttaggcatgaaaaaaaataatacaattgaaattttgtttatgaACCTTTTTGTCGTGGAGTTACAAACATGTCCATTCTGCGTGAAAACTatcatataaaaacatttttaattctactaatctgatgttttctcacaaCATTGTCTGCGCTGTGTACAAATGTTCTGTCTCCCCTCTGATTTGATATTGTCCTCTCACATAATAATGTCCTGCTCATCTCCACTTCCCATCCATCTTGTATGGCAATTGGCAAAGCATCCAGCACACAAGACACTGCGTGCAGACATActtattttttgtgtgcatgaagCATCATGGCATCTGATGgcattttttgctttggtgCACAAGCATCCACTGTGTTGGCTGATAAGAAACTATAACAATAAAGCCCATGCATATACAAGAGAACAGCTTTTGAATAGCTGCCCACTGTAGTGACCACTATGCATGAAAGGGTTAATATATGAATATGTCCTGACACTTCCTTAAGGGGACAGTGACAGCAAATAGATTTTGTGCATACAGCAGCTTGTCCTGGGTTTGGACCTGGGGGTGAGCTGGGGGCTTGCTGTGTGGactttacagtgtttgtttgaggattttttttgtaacagccCTCTCACAGTCCACAGAAATGCTAAttataattaaacaaaaaaagtgttgtAGGTACACATCTCTACATGGCCTAAAGTTTGTTGACATATCGtatatttgtctgtttctggTCTGGGGCTATATTCTTAATGGTTTGGGGTAGGCCCCTTAGTTTCAATCATGGGACATTCACTTGACGCTACATACAGTTATATTTCAGACTATGGTGTGCTTTGTGGGGAAAATTACCTCAGCATCATCATCTTTGGCCTCACTTATTCTGGGAATGGGGATCCTTGGAATGACGAGGAAATGAACAGGGGCCTGCGGGCTGATATCCCTGAATGCcaaacactgataaacacacGGCAACAACATATAATGAGGTGTTGCAGTTGCACACAACTGTACATTTCACAACTTTATCAATAAGCACGTGCCAAATTTGTCTCCAGACTCCACGTGGAATAGGACAACAGAGATAACCGTTCACAGACACGTTTTGGGGATATGCCGTGGTGTTTACCTTCTCGTCTTCATAAATGATATCTGCAGGGATGCTTTTGTCAATCACTTTGGAGAAGATGGTTGGAGCTGCAGAGCCGTACCTCTTGCTGGCCTCCTCTGCCAGCTTCACCTCGTCCCTTTTGGTGCACAGTGGTCTCTGTGGGTCAGGGAGACACATGACACGGGGCCAAGTAAAAGCTCCGAACTGATAACCGctgcaaacatgcaaacaaaaacgTACCAGAACAACGTACGAGGGCCACAATAAACCAAACCTCTTGGTGGCGGGGCTCTGCAGGTTTCCCACAGCCACCACCAGAGCTGCTAAGAGGACAGGTGTTGTCCATATGCTCTGCAGCAGCTAAAGAGAATAAAATGTTTATGAGAATAAGAACAagactgtttatttttagagcAGCTACCTCGGCTAGACAAACGCGTTGCAAACGGCTAAGGTGAGTCGTTCCCGTCGCGGCGAGCTGCGTCCGAAAAAGCTGGCGAAACATAGCTAGTTAACTAGCTATTATGATTAGTGTATACTAAATATTTCGGGGTTTATCTCgtatttttaacacttaacTGCACAGTCTAAAAATCTTGCTCGCAAACTAAAACTCTGCACGTTACGTACATACGTACATACGTTGATGTTGCTTTCACTTACCCACTTggaatttttttatttagccaGTCGAGTCCTGAATGAGAATTATCTCCGTTTAGGTTTATAGAAGGCTGCAGATAAATGACACACCGTTAGAGTTGAAGTTGAAGCTGCAGTTTCATTCGAAATCGATTTATATAGGGGTAACTGAATTAACAGTGTTGGGATAAGACCAGAAATAAAAATGCCCCTGCGAAACACACGTACAACGTAATTTATTCGCCAGAAAGTTGTCCTTCTCCTATCAGCTGTTAGACATAACTTCAGTACTCATCGCCAACGAATTTTAGACCTGGCAGTGTGCATTTAGGTTCTCTAAATTTTATAATTGCCACGATAATGTTTGCATAACTCAAACTTACGACATTTTTGGGTGTCTATAAAGGGGGCATCGATTCATGGCTACAAGGGTCGTTCAAGAGCGTCAACGTTCACCGATGCTAACCACTGCCAAAGTATCGGTTATATGAAAGAAAATCACTTGATATGGCcttaaactgaaataaactaCAATATTTGGTTTAACCGTTATTGGTGCCCGTATGGGGGTAGATGTTCACAGATCCAAAATACTGTTGACTATGTATTTTTTGTATACTGAGTATATTTTAGAGTGACTTTTCGTGCGATGGGGGCGCTGTTGTGGAAAACTGCTAGCTCATGTATCAACACAACGGAAGAAGAAGCCAAAACATGGCGGCCCGCACACGGCTGCCCTTGCTGTTCCCCAAAAACCTGCCTCCGTTCAGGCACCAAAAGCTCGTCCACACCGAGGTTGCGGCCAAGGAGCCCGCGTACCCTCCCATCGTCCCTTCTCTCACGGCAAAAAGCAAGTCGGCCCGTCGGCGGCAGATTGAGGAGCATGTGAAAAAGATATGTGTCTCCCCGGTGGCGGAGAAGATCTCCCTCATCACACGCATCCAGAGGCAGAAATTCGTGGTTTTCCCTCAGACTTTCGCCCGGAACGCAGACAGATGGTACCAGCACTTCACCAAGACCGCGTACATCCCGGGCCTGCCCGAGAAATTCGCCCTCACCCCGGAAGGGACCACCGGGGAGAGTGGCTCGTCTTTGGCCGCTGCACAAACCGCAGTGCCGGGGATTGAAGATGAGGCGTTCGCGGACATCCGCTCCTTGGTGTCCCGTGTGATTTTACAGGAGCACTGGCACATGAAGAAACGCAAACCTTTCCTGTACCGAAACCAGGAGATGGTGTTCGGACCTGTTCTGAGGACCCTGGTGACCTCACTCACCCACAGTCTGGCCAAATACAACCCAGTGCTCCTCAGCTCCAGTCTAGGTATGGATTAAGAAGAGTTGCAATGATTAGTCCATTAATTGATTAGTCGATACTTACCGTATATAAACATATACGTAAAGTATAAAAAATACTTGTAAAGTAAAAATTAGTGGTGCAGGATGGCCCATTTCCCAATGATATATGTTATGATGTTCATTTTCTTGTTCAGATATTAATCCCCAGGTGAACTTTTATtggagaagaggacagaggatcATCCCAAAGGGGCACCGGAGAGGCAGGCTAGAGCCCACCAGGTTCCAGATTGACGACCACCCGAACAGTCAGATTAGGATAACTCAGCAACTGCCACCGGTAGAAAAGCTGCATACACCGTTAAAGTATACGAATTATTTAAACAGAAGCTGAGAGATGCTATAAAATCAATAATCACTCTCtggcattttcatttctcttagTTTACGTCGATGGAGGCTTCCTATGCAGCTGAAGTTCCAGAGATCACGTTTGCTCCCAACCTGATGCCTCTGTTCAGAAGACAGTATGACAACAACATCTTCACAGGTAACACAGCCACAAGAGACCAGTCACATCCACTGTGTTTCGCTTCAtcgcagtgttttttttttttagtctataCTTGTGTCATGAATGATGTTTGTGACATCTGATGTAAACTATGAAAGCATTCACAGAAATGTTGCAAAACACTCTTAACATCAATAATCTGCTGTTACAGGGGTTCTGGTTGGTAAACATGAGCGCGGGATGTTCCCGTTGCATTGCATGGCATCTTAGTTGTATTTCTCATTATGCAGTTACCTCCTGTTGTTACTAGGGGGCTCCAGCATGCAACTTTCGCTCTGTGCAgtcagacacatgcagacagactaACCTGCAATCATTTTCTCCAAGTCATAGTCCATGAGATGGTTGATCCTGCTACTGAAACAGACAATGGTTTGGTGTTTGGACATGAGCGTTTCCACTGGTCTAACTTACTGTAAGAATACAGAAAACTGTAGCCTtaggcttttcatttttttaaaatcagttatcaaaatagatttttttttagttgattGTCCAGGTCAGGCAGTCCTACTTGGGAACATAGAAAAGTTTTCctgatttagctttttttcatcACCCCCTCATCTTTCATTTGTGCTCCATTTATATTAAACTCATCCTTTTGGTCTCACTAACAGGTTCTAAGCTAGCAGATCCAGCGTGCTATGGTCACACTCAGTTCCACCTGGTTCCTGACCGGTACCACAGAGACCGGATGGTTCGGCAGCAGCAGTCTGACCAGGTGGAGGTCTTCCTCAGAGCCAATGCTCTCGCCAGCCTCTTCGCCTGGACAGGAGCTCAGGCCATGTACCAGGGTGAGTtatcaacaaagaaaagagacacCAGGTTATGTACATCTGGGAAATACTAAGAAATATGTGATAGAAATGTCTCTTATATTTTATCAATGTCCCTCTCACCTCTGTAGGTTTCTGGAACCACGAGGATGTCACCAGGCCTTTTGTGTCCCAGGCTGTGATCACCGATGGccatttcttctccttcttctgctACCAGCTCAACACGGTGGCCCTCTCTGTGGAAACAGATGCCAATAACCCCAGGAAAAACCTTCTGTGGGGCACAGAGAGCCTGCGACTGTACGAGAGCGTGCAGGACGGAGAGGTGGTGGGCCTGAATGACGGTGTCATCAAGCTGCTGGTTCAATTCCTCATCAACCGACCGTAGGCTTCTTCAGGTGTCCGTCCTCTCTTGTgattctttgcttctttttgccAGTGAGAAACGTCTGTGTTCTCCAAGGCAGAGGAAGATGCAGGACGTCAAGATAAAGAGCTGTTCAAGAGCCGACATGGCAGAGATGGGGAAGTTTTGTCAGACtgtacaaaatgtaattttcaaagaagcagaaaaatctGTTAAACAGGTTTATGAGTTTGAAAACTGAACAAAGTACTGAAAAATACTAAACACACATCACTGGTTATTATTGTGCAAATTGTATTTATGCAAAAATAAAGTCATGCTTTACACAACAgacagtctttgtgtttttagtaCTTACTGTTAAAATTGAATTATTTATAAGAAATTTTTCCTGCATTATTGTCAGACTCATGATGaacatgagttttttttaaatatcaaactCAAATCATCTTTTTTATTCCATACTACTTACCAGAACCTGGACACTATGAATCAGTTTTAAACTGGTTCAACTTAAAAggtaaatttaaaatgtaggTTTCCCTGCTGCCTGAAAAATCTGAGCTAACTGAATGTGATTTAACAAACAATCATGATTTAACTTATGTTGAAGATAAAGGAGAGTCCTGCACGGGTCCAGTTTTATGCAGCTGCAAACCTTGTATCTTGAACTTACTCATTACCTGCGATTATCTCTCAATCAAATGCGAACCTGACCTGACCCGACTTTAATAAATTTAAAACTAATACATGTTTTAAAAAACTGCtccttcattttaatttgttttatttaatttttctttgttCCCATGTACATTTCATCTGCTGGCTGCCTGACTTTAGCTGTTATTTACCTTTTATCTGTGTTATctgtgtcatttatttttatcatcataAATCTATTTTTTACTCGTTACACATAATTTTTGTGGGTTACCCGTTGGGTATCTGCAGAGTTTTAACTCTCAAACAATGCATGCGGTGAAGTCTGCTCATATGCAAATTTGGTTTCTCTAAAAAAAACCTAAtagccgcctggttagctcagttgataaagcatgagactcaatctctcggggttgtgggtttgaacgCCACTCCGGGCAGcaccgcctcccatgggcccaccacccacccatgggaggtgccgtaggactttggtgcattgtggactgggcggcagtcgtCCCcacgacctgggcctggacccagatatgTGGCAGGTGATGACATGACATTAGGTTGATGAgaatgtatgattttttttttttacagtgtaaatgcAACTcaaccaccaacaccacagTCAGAGAAACTCACTTCTGCCTTGCTTCTTGCCTATCACTACCATCATTCTCAAACTTGTGGTCTTTAACCAACTCCTACGCAACTGTTTTCACTTCACACAAAAGGTTTTGTACAGCTTTGTCTCACTTGCATTAGTACTCCTCAATACATCTAAATGGAATTTCCCCTTAACACAATAACAGTTACTTGTGTAGTTTTAATCTGCTTGTTGACAAATACAGTGGCACACCTTCATACATTAACATGAAAAggatcacacaaacatctgcATATTCGATGTCACATCTTGATATACATGTTAAGGTAACACACAGTAAGCAGACACAGCATTAGGCACACACTATTGTAAGGACAAACTctaaaaagtgacaaaaagtCATTGCAAGCACAGTATGAATGGttactagacaatttccctttgggaaatcgcgagagtggtgcattgcactgctagtaatgttgtgtgcttcgcaaaacccagtattgacactattgtgtgtgtgtgtctgaatgtgtttgtgtgcctctgtcaatattgtgcggtgcttctgcaccgcacaatattgactgtgtgtgtgtgtgtgtgtatgtgtgtcagtctgtctgtgtgtgtctgtgtttgtgtttgtctgtgtgtgcctgagtggatctgtgtcaatactgggctgtgcttcgcacaacccagtattgactattgtgtgtgtgtgtgtgtgtatgagtctgtgcgggtgtctgtgtttgagtgcctctgtcctgtgtgcctctgtcaatattgtgcggtgctggcgcaccgcacaatattgactttgtgtgtgtcagtctatctatgtgtgtgtctgtgtttgtgtgtgtctgtgtctgtgtgtgcctgagtgggtctgtgtcaatactgggttgtgcttcgcacaacccagtattgactattgtgtgtgtgtgtgagtctgtgtgtgtgtgtgtgtgtgtgtgtgtgtttgtgtgcctctgtcaatattgtgcggtgctggcgcaccgcacaatattgactgtgtgtatgtgtgtgtgtgtctgtgtctttgtcaaaagggggctgtgctacgcacagcccccttttgacccctatagttctgctatagttttaattacaaagacagagagacatagagttgttacagggggagagagagccacagctcttgcagtcacggttgccatggggatgagctttcccgccgctgaggcagctcacaggtgctctgacgagctcattttcggccgaatcgggcctgccgaacaactgctatccatggaaaaacaaaacatggtatcgctaaacaaacggcaccgtcaaagagagaagactttaaggaagacctgaatctattttttatggtcctactgtctaaaatgtggattttacagcaagtttcaaaaaaggggattttctgcttttctccaaaaatcctctgctcgattaacattggagtcaatggagcagttgagagctcctcttgtcgctaaaaggcacgccaaagaaaaaccgtaaatcctacaggaaaagtgaacacattgtgagagagaggacaagtgtggctacaagtgtggagaatttcactgctctagagtaaaatttgtggccgtagtcatcgtgtaaataaaaaatttcagagagttcttttaaagcctctccactctaacctcccactctagcccggaacattccgcaatacacactcattgtaaaccctgattttttccaaattcactgctgatcaattagggctcacagttcaaaaactacacaacttttgaaaaagttgaatacaccccgaatacacgagacttgtgtctacattttacagtttgaatggtgtttctaggtgaaagtatgccagaggagatactgtttgaaaaaggggagaatttgcgacttttttgaaaatttcccagccattctctatgggaaaatttcggccggtttttcgcgaatttcttcgcgaaacgtgaatattctggagaacaaaatacaagcataccgagttagatcgagccgcacgttttgatgtatcatttgttagtatgcgctcaacggtgtgggacgagttacgaaccgaaaatcgtccggaagaagaagaagaaaaagaagaaccgggagaacaatagtgtgcatgctttgcattgcacactaggtacctctatagctttgctatagaggtgcctagtgtgcatgcaaagcaatgcaccactaattaaGTTGTTTTTTGAGAGTGTAAGGCACTGCTCACAGACCAAAAAGCATAAATAACAGAAGTGAAGGTAAATTGAGGTTGCTGTAAAAGCAAAGAGAGTGCACTTCCTCCCTCACAGAGAAGTGGTAAAGGGAGAATAAGGTACAAAGTCAACAGGATTTCGGTTTCTCCACAGGAAGTGAGGGTATGAAGGGTtgaacacacagagcagctatAAATGCTTTGGTCTCTCAACTGTCGTGATACTgttcattcaaaataaaaagtttcCGATGAAACTGAGTAGAAACTATGTACAAATCAGAGGAACGGCTATAAAGTGGTGGTTATTGCATttcatttggtttcattttgatCATAACAGAGGTGATATTCACAAAATAACTGGCTCAATATTGCTTCAGTAAGCTCTAAcattcacatttgaaaataagCAAAACAGCTCTAAAGAAGCTTGAATCTGCAGGACTGCAGCCTTTCCGGTCTTTAAACTTTACGCTGTCTCATTGAAGAACTTCCCTCTGATCCACTATTTTCTCCCTGTGTCCTGATGAAGGCATCAAGATTAACATTATGAAAAACCACAAATATATGCATAAAATTTGAAACCATATCAATGCCTCTCTTTGACAAGGCATCATTTATAAATTTCTTCAGCTGTAATCAATGGGGAGGATTTTTCCACAAGTAGTTCTTATTAAAGTAATCTATAAAGCATTAGTAAATGATATATTACTCCACTGATTACAGCTTATAAACCTTTACAAACGGTTCCTTATCAAAGAGTGGTACTGAAAACTCTTTAGGGAAATTAGCAGCAGTCATGTAGTACTCACAGTGTGTTCGTGTGATCAGCATTTGTCCCAGTTTCTGAGAACAAGGCAAAATAATTTCAAGTTAAAATACAACATACTACATACAATACAGCAATAATATTGATCTACACAAGAGCATCCGTATGCTGTCTGACTACCTGCTACGCTGTTTTTCTTGGACTGACTTCTCTCGTAGAGCAGGATGGCGGCGACCAGGACGATCACTTCAATCAGGATGGCTATGAAAGGCTTCAGAGGCTCCCAGAAGGTGATGACcttcagcagtggtggaagaagaattcagatttttttttttgcttaagtAACAGTAGAagtacaacaatgtaaaagaaaaaaaaatgtacattacaagtaaaagacccccccaaagacaaaaaaattctgCTTCACAAATTTGTATTCAATTTTCcagacttttctctaatctaatctttttttttttatatataaaatatcaGGTAATGTTACACCTTTGAGCCACAAACAATTATTAT
This genomic window contains:
- the hint2 gene encoding histidine triad nucleotide-binding protein 2, mitochondrial; the encoded protein is MFRQLFRTQLAATGTTHLSRLQRVCLAERPLCTKRDEVKLAEEASKRYGSAAPTIFSKVIDKSIPADIIYEDEKCLAFRDISPQAPVHFLVIPRIPIPRISEAKDDDAELLGHLLVVAKNVAKQESLTKGYRVVINDGKDGAQSVYHLHIHVLGGRQMTWPPG
- the mrps30 gene encoding 39S ribosomal protein S30, mitochondrial, whose translation is MAARTRLPLLFPKNLPPFRHQKLVHTEVAAKEPAYPPIVPSLTAKSKSARRRQIEEHVKKICVSPVAEKISLITRIQRQKFVVFPQTFARNADRWYQHFTKTAYIPGLPEKFALTPEGTTGESGSSLAAAQTAVPGIEDEAFADIRSLVSRVILQEHWHMKKRKPFLYRNQEMVFGPVLRTLVTSLTHSLAKYNPVLLSSSLDINPQVNFYWRRGQRIIPKGHRRGRLEPTRFQIDDHPNSQIRITQQLPPFTSMEASYAAEVPEITFAPNLMPLFRRQYDNNIFTGSKLADPACYGHTQFHLVPDRYHRDRMVRQQQSDQVEVFLRANALASLFAWTGAQAMYQGFWNHEDVTRPFVSQAVITDGHFFSFFCYQLNTVALSVETDANNPRKNLLWGTESLRLYESVQDGEVVGLNDGVIKLLVQFLINRP